The Geotalea uraniireducens Rf4 genome window below encodes:
- the mutS gene encoding DNA mismatch repair protein MutS, which yields MSQLTPMMRQYLEIKAGYPDAILFFRLGDFYEMFLDDAVKASRILDITLTSRNKNSDGADVPLCGIPYHSATPYIAKLIEAGEKVAICEQVEDPKSVKGIVRREVVKVITPGLVVDSSNLSPKENNYLLSLYCDDATTWGLSYLDLSTGEFRVTELDGFDAAVAEVACVKPREIILPAVFRENGRMKELMPVTAGLATTFVDDWVYDLDYCKRLIGSHFGGASPSALGCDGLNTGLYAICAVLHYLQETQKGRAGHVNSIIPYTNREYLVLDESTRRNLELTATLAEGKRKGSLLGLMDRTTTAMGGRKMKQWINYPLVTIQSITERQDAIEEFVQDPSRRTALVFLLNGVYDLERLNGRISLASAGAKDLVAMKESLARIPGIKELLASSSSVLLRRLNEGLNPLPDLVGLIAGGIVENPPFVLRDGGIIADGYNAELDELRAISREGKGFIARLEAQEKGRTGINSLKIRYNKVFGYYIEVTKTNLTSIPADYIRKQTLANAERYITPELKEYEDKVLGAEDRIRELEFSLFQEIRETVTGHGEIVARTADCLATLDVLASLAELAHERNYCRPLVDDGTTLFISEGRHPVIEAMHQGERFVPNDTLLDNGENQLIIITGPNMAGKSTFMRQVALITLMAQMGSFVPATEAHISLVDRIFTRVGASDNLARGQSTFMVEMMESANILRHATPKSLVILDEIGRGTSTFDGVSIAWAVAEFLHDNDKHAAKTLFATHYHELTELAVTRKRIKNFNIAVKEWNEQIIFLRKIVSGGASHSYGIQVARLAGLPLEVIERAKEILQNLEKGEFAEEGIPRIARGKKSAGSAPASQLSLFDSGEDMLRKRLKGMDVTTLTPLEALNLLDELKRMV from the coding sequence ATGTCTCAACTCACACCAATGATGCGTCAGTACCTGGAGATAAAAGCCGGCTATCCCGATGCAATTCTCTTTTTCCGCCTTGGCGACTTCTACGAGATGTTTCTCGATGATGCGGTAAAAGCTTCGCGTATCCTTGACATCACCCTTACTTCCCGCAATAAAAACTCCGATGGCGCAGATGTCCCGCTCTGCGGCATACCTTATCATTCCGCTACCCCCTATATTGCGAAACTGATTGAAGCCGGCGAAAAGGTCGCGATCTGCGAGCAGGTTGAAGATCCCAAGAGCGTCAAAGGGATTGTCAGGCGTGAAGTGGTGAAGGTGATCACCCCCGGCCTGGTTGTCGACAGCTCGAACCTGTCGCCGAAGGAGAACAACTACCTCCTCTCCCTCTACTGTGACGACGCCACGACCTGGGGGCTCTCCTACCTGGACCTTTCCACCGGCGAGTTCAGGGTTACCGAATTGGATGGTTTTGATGCGGCCGTTGCCGAGGTGGCGTGCGTGAAGCCGCGGGAAATCATCCTGCCGGCTGTTTTTCGTGAAAACGGGCGCATGAAGGAGTTGATGCCGGTCACAGCCGGGCTTGCCACGACCTTTGTCGACGACTGGGTTTATGACCTCGATTACTGCAAGCGGCTGATAGGCAGCCATTTCGGCGGCGCCTCACCCTCTGCCCTTGGATGCGATGGTTTAAACACCGGATTATATGCGATCTGCGCGGTTCTTCACTATCTCCAGGAGACCCAGAAGGGCCGGGCCGGGCACGTCAATTCGATCATTCCTTATACGAACAGGGAGTATCTGGTTCTGGACGAGTCGACGAGGAGAAACCTGGAGCTGACCGCTACCCTTGCGGAGGGGAAGCGTAAGGGGTCGCTGCTCGGTCTCATGGATCGTACCACCACTGCCATGGGTGGACGCAAGATGAAGCAGTGGATTAACTATCCACTGGTAACCATTCAGAGTATAACGGAACGTCAGGATGCGATCGAGGAGTTTGTACAAGATCCTTCCCGCCGCACAGCACTTGTTTTCCTGTTGAACGGCGTCTATGACCTGGAACGGTTGAACGGCAGGATCAGTCTTGCCAGTGCCGGCGCCAAGGATCTGGTTGCAATGAAAGAGTCGCTGGCGAGGATTCCCGGCATTAAGGAGCTGTTGGCTTCTTCTTCGTCTGTTCTCCTGCGCAGACTGAACGAGGGGCTCAACCCGTTGCCGGATCTGGTGGGGCTCATTGCAGGCGGTATCGTCGAGAACCCGCCGTTCGTCCTGAGGGATGGCGGGATCATCGCCGACGGTTACAACGCGGAACTGGATGAACTGCGGGCCATCAGCCGTGAAGGGAAGGGGTTCATCGCCCGTCTGGAGGCGCAGGAAAAAGGGCGTACCGGTATAAACTCCCTGAAAATCCGTTATAACAAGGTCTTCGGTTATTACATCGAAGTGACCAAGACGAACCTGACTTCAATCCCTGCCGATTACATACGCAAGCAGACCCTGGCCAATGCCGAGCGCTATATCACCCCGGAGCTGAAAGAATACGAAGACAAGGTCCTCGGTGCGGAAGATCGTATCAGGGAACTGGAATTTTCTCTTTTTCAGGAAATCCGCGAGACGGTCACCGGCCATGGCGAAATCGTCGCCCGTACCGCCGATTGTCTGGCGACACTGGACGTGCTTGCTTCTCTGGCTGAACTGGCCCATGAGCGCAATTACTGCCGACCGCTAGTCGATGACGGTACTACCCTCTTCATCAGTGAGGGGAGGCATCCGGTCATCGAGGCGATGCACCAGGGGGAACGATTCGTTCCCAACGACACCTTGCTTGATAACGGGGAGAACCAGCTCATCATCATAACCGGACCGAACATGGCCGGCAAGTCGACATTTATGCGTCAGGTGGCGTTGATCACCCTTATGGCGCAGATGGGGAGTTTCGTCCCGGCAACAGAGGCCCATATCAGCCTGGTGGACCGCATATTCACCCGGGTTGGCGCCTCCGATAACCTTGCACGCGGGCAGTCCACCTTCATGGTGGAGATGATGGAAAGCGCCAACATTCTGCGTCATGCAACGCCCAAAAGCCTCGTGATCCTCGACGAGATCGGCCGCGGCACCTCCACATTTGACGGTGTTTCCATTGCCTGGGCAGTTGCCGAATTTCTTCATGATAACGACAAACATGCCGCCAAAACCCTCTTCGCCACCCATTACCATGAATTGACCGAACTTGCGGTGACGCGCAAGCGGATCAAAAATTTCAACATCGCAGTAAAGGAATGGAACGAGCAGATCATTTTTCTCCGCAAGATAGTGTCCGGTGGCGCATCCCATTCTTACGGCATTCAGGTGGCACGGCTGGCAGGTCTTCCCCTTGAAGTCATCGAGCGGGCAAAGGAGATTTTACAGAATCTCGAAAAGGGGGAGTTCGCTGAAGAGGGCATTCCCCGCATCGCCCGCGGCAAAAAGAGCGCTGGTTCGGCACCCGCTTCGCAGTTGTCGTTGTTTGACAGCGGAGAAGATATGCTGCGAAAAAGGTTGAAAGGTATGGATGTGACTACGCTTACCCCGCTGGAAGCCCTGAATCTGCTGGATGAATTAAAAAGGATGGTTTGA
- a CDS encoding sigma-54-dependent transcriptional regulator, with product MSQIQVLIIDDEADVCTFFRRLLSRKGYVVVTATNEPEAMLALEENSFNVAMVDLKLPDTDGLTLLQMIKARQPACEVILMTGYSTIKTAVTAVQLGAYEYLEKPFDDINEIETLIERAATHGFNLLQGRHDKEEWSEVAQAVGFQVGSAPSMRRLVSLAFKIANKNINVLIQGKTGTGKEVLARFIHAASGRADQAFIPVNCGALPENLLESELFGHEKGSYTGASQTRRGIFELANRGTLLLDEIGDASPQIQVKLLRVLETGEFMRVGGEKPIKTDVRVIAATNVDLEEAIREKTFREDLYYRLNVVRLEIPPLRSRADDIPMLAEHFVRLLNPDLRLSQGALRLLRDYGWPGNIRELANVMRRAVVMCNGDTIMPNHLGSTLLNTPADSAKTLSSPLRDNQDPDIPFSPDSFLEHYAKADALGKMSAGELKQMLQSLHGLETSLLSVMRAKGLVPPAQRGLKDTEEETIKKALEHCRWNITETAKVLGIGRNTLYRKIKQFNLRNS from the coding sequence ATGTCCCAGATTCAGGTTTTGATCATCGACGACGAGGCGGATGTCTGCACGTTTTTCCGCCGCTTGTTGTCCAGAAAAGGTTACGTTGTCGTCACCGCGACAAACGAGCCGGAGGCGATGCTGGCGCTTGAAGAAAACAGTTTCAACGTGGCCATGGTTGATCTGAAGCTGCCCGACACCGACGGCCTGACCTTGCTGCAAATGATCAAGGCCCGGCAGCCCGCCTGCGAAGTCATCCTCATGACCGGCTACAGCACCATCAAAACGGCGGTCACGGCGGTGCAATTGGGCGCTTACGAATATCTGGAAAAGCCTTTCGACGACATCAATGAAATCGAAACCCTGATAGAACGGGCCGCTACCCACGGTTTCAACCTCCTGCAAGGGCGCCACGACAAGGAGGAGTGGTCCGAGGTGGCCCAGGCAGTCGGTTTCCAGGTCGGCAGTGCGCCGAGTATGCGGCGCCTGGTATCCCTGGCCTTCAAAATCGCCAACAAGAATATCAATGTTCTGATCCAGGGGAAGACCGGCACCGGCAAGGAAGTCCTGGCCCGCTTCATCCACGCCGCCTCAGGTCGCGCCGACCAGGCATTCATCCCGGTAAACTGCGGGGCGCTGCCGGAAAACCTTCTGGAAAGCGAACTCTTCGGCCACGAAAAGGGGTCCTACACCGGTGCAAGCCAGACCCGCCGCGGCATATTCGAGCTGGCCAACCGCGGCACCTTGTTGCTCGACGAAATCGGCGATGCCAGCCCTCAGATCCAGGTCAAGCTGCTGCGGGTGCTCGAAACTGGAGAATTCATGCGGGTCGGCGGTGAAAAGCCGATCAAAACCGATGTGAGGGTGATCGCCGCAACCAACGTCGACCTGGAAGAAGCAATCCGCGAAAAAACTTTCCGCGAGGATCTCTACTATCGGCTTAACGTGGTCCGGCTTGAAATCCCGCCCTTGCGCTCCCGCGCCGATGACATCCCAATGCTGGCGGAGCACTTTGTCCGACTGCTCAATCCCGATTTGCGGCTTTCCCAGGGAGCCCTGCGCCTCTTGCGGGATTACGGCTGGCCGGGCAATATTCGCGAGCTTGCCAACGTCATGAGACGTGCGGTGGTTATGTGCAATGGCGATACGATTATGCCCAACCACCTGGGGAGCACACTCCTGAACACCCCTGCCGACTCTGCCAAAACCCTGTCGTCACCGCTCCGGGACAACCAGGACCCGGACATCCCTTTTTCCCCGGATAGTTTCTTGGAGCATTATGCCAAGGCTGATGCGCTGGGAAAAATGAGTGCAGGTGAACTGAAACAGATGCTCCAGTCCCTGCACGGCCTTGAAACCAGCCTGCTCTCGGTCATGCGCGCAAAAGGCCTCGTGCCTCCCGCCCAGCGAGGCCTCAAGGATACGGAAGAGGAAACCATCAAAAAAGCGCTGGAACATTGCCGGTGGAATATCACTGAGACGGCGAAAGTCCTGGGTATCGGCAGGAACACCCTGTATCGCAAAATCAAGCAATTCAACCTGCGCAATTCCTGA
- a CDS encoding GAF domain-containing sensor histidine kinase, protein MENREKLLEQLTGVDSSKLNYYVELKKRSQEVLKQNSRLEILHQLARDINIDMSTPDIIERAFSKLPQTLPCDFLGLVTVRNGDLSLKAMMPVDFCKIENFPAHSPSLKVIRQKKAGIFNLTPDELSHIRINPGYPGPLRAMAIAPMFKRDEVIGALVVASILDSAYSEADLSFIQHLADQLSISIQNARLYKQVSRAKKEWEETFKAVTDPIFLIDTDYNVLLHNDRLPREMSDSWNKALSNKCFVKLHGHDGICPNCPIEEIKKNGQPVFQRWQTESGLVLDLSYYPVFNEDKQLSAVTIILKDVTQKTKMEAQLVNSAKLAALGEMAAGVAHELNNPMTVIIGTAQMLARDLQQDAQFDKAEVLEDIINSGLRCKRIVQNLLTFSRQNQPPVTDIDLNAEAERMLSMIQYQINRSQIRIVEQFDVNLPRVTANGPQIQQVLTNFLINARDALADVERKEKIIEVATSLRVEDEKRWAVLSVSDNGSGIAPENMSKIFTPFYTSKEATKGTGLGLSVSLGIAESHNGTIEVESRPGEGSTFCLVLPIEQQ, encoded by the coding sequence GTGGAAAACAGGGAAAAGCTGCTCGAACAATTGACCGGGGTCGACTCCTCGAAGCTCAACTATTACGTCGAGCTGAAAAAGCGCAGCCAGGAGGTTCTCAAGCAGAACAGCCGTCTGGAAATCCTGCATCAGCTCGCCCGGGACATCAACATCGACATGTCGACCCCCGACATCATCGAACGGGCCTTTTCCAAGCTGCCGCAGACGCTCCCCTGTGACTTCCTCGGGCTGGTGACGGTCCGCAACGGCGATCTGTCGCTCAAGGCGATGATGCCCGTGGACTTCTGCAAAATCGAGAACTTCCCCGCCCATTCCCCCTCCCTGAAGGTCATCCGGCAGAAAAAGGCCGGCATCTTCAATCTGACGCCGGATGAGCTCAGCCACATCCGGATCAATCCGGGCTACCCGGGTCCGCTCCGGGCGATGGCGATTGCCCCGATGTTCAAGCGGGATGAGGTGATCGGCGCCCTCGTTGTTGCCAGCATCCTCGATTCTGCATACAGCGAGGCGGATCTGAGCTTTATTCAGCATCTGGCCGACCAGCTGTCCATAAGCATTCAGAACGCCAGACTCTACAAGCAGGTCTCGCGGGCAAAGAAGGAATGGGAAGAGACCTTCAAGGCCGTGACCGACCCGATCTTCCTCATCGACACAGATTACAACGTCCTGCTCCATAACGACCGGCTTCCCCGCGAGATGAGCGATTCCTGGAATAAGGCGCTGAGCAACAAGTGTTTCGTCAAACTCCATGGCCATGACGGGATCTGCCCGAACTGCCCCATCGAGGAAATCAAGAAAAACGGCCAACCGGTTTTCCAGCGCTGGCAGACCGAGTCGGGGCTGGTTCTTGACCTGTCCTACTATCCGGTGTTTAACGAAGACAAGCAGCTGTCAGCGGTGACCATCATCCTCAAGGACGTCACTCAGAAGACCAAGATGGAGGCTCAGCTGGTCAATTCAGCCAAACTGGCCGCACTCGGCGAGATGGCGGCCGGGGTGGCCCATGAGCTGAACAACCCCATGACCGTCATCATCGGCACGGCACAGATGCTGGCCAGGGATCTGCAACAAGATGCGCAATTTGATAAAGCCGAAGTGCTCGAAGATATCATCAACTCCGGCCTGCGCTGCAAACGGATCGTCCAGAACCTGTTGACCTTTTCCCGGCAGAACCAGCCGCCGGTGACGGATATCGACCTGAATGCCGAAGCGGAACGAATGCTGAGCATGATTCAATACCAGATCAACCGAAGCCAGATCAGGATTGTCGAACAGTTCGATGTCAATCTGCCGAGGGTAACTGCCAATGGACCGCAGATCCAGCAGGTGCTGACCAACTTTCTGATTAACGCCCGCGATGCCCTGGCGGATGTGGAACGGAAGGAAAAAATCATCGAAGTGGCCACTTCGCTGCGGGTGGAGGATGAAAAGAGATGGGCCGTGCTCAGTGTGAGCGATAACGGCAGCGGCATCGCCCCGGAAAACATGTCGAAAATTTTTACCCCTTTCTACACCAGCAAAGAGGCCACTAAAGGGACCGGCCTGGGCCTTTCGGTCAGCCTGGGGATCGCCGAGTCCCACAACGGCACCATCGAGGTGGAGAGCCGGCCGGGCGAAGGCAGCACCTTCTGCCTGGTCCTGCCCATAGAGCAGCAGTAG
- a CDS encoding iron-containing alcohol dehydrogenase yields MNISKFVAPEIIFGRGSLSQLGESVVRIGASKVFLVSDDGVINAGWVDQAVYYLRAAGVEAEIFSSLTTNPKDFEVTEGVIRYREARCDGIVAVGGGSPTDVAKAVAMLAANGGRLQDYEGINKISRPLPPMVIAPSTAGAGSEVSQFTIIVDTVRKLKMSIISKSLVPDIAIVDPELLKSKDAKLAAATGIDALTHGIESYVSLAATPLTDIHALKAIQLISYNLVRAVADRLDMEANANMAMAALTAGLAFSNAILGAAHAMTHQVDGLIDQHHGETNASILPHVMEFNLHTCPDRFRDIAIAMGKDVAGLDTLAAAELSIEAVKRLIADIGLDKGLAQIGLKEEFIPLLSRNAMKDACLVTNPRSATCEEIEAIFRKAM; encoded by the coding sequence GTGAATATCAGCAAATTTGTAGCGCCTGAAATCATCTTCGGCCGAGGTTCCCTGAGCCAGCTTGGCGAAAGCGTCGTGCGCATCGGGGCCTCCAAGGTTTTCCTGGTCAGTGACGACGGCGTGATCAATGCGGGTTGGGTCGACCAGGCCGTGTACTACCTGCGCGCAGCCGGCGTGGAAGCCGAGATCTTTTCCTCTTTGACTACCAATCCCAAGGATTTCGAAGTGACCGAAGGGGTGATCCGCTACAGGGAAGCGCGTTGCGACGGGATAGTGGCCGTCGGCGGCGGAAGCCCCACCGATGTCGCCAAGGCAGTCGCCATGCTGGCGGCCAATGGCGGCCGGCTTCAGGATTACGAAGGAATCAACAAGATCAGCAGGCCGCTGCCGCCGATGGTGATAGCCCCCAGCACTGCCGGCGCCGGCTCCGAGGTAAGTCAGTTCACCATCATCGTCGATACGGTACGCAAACTGAAAATGTCCATCATCTCCAAGTCCCTGGTCCCGGATATCGCCATCGTCGACCCGGAACTGCTCAAGTCCAAGGACGCAAAGCTGGCCGCTGCCACGGGTATCGACGCCTTGACCCACGGCATCGAATCGTACGTGTCGCTGGCGGCGACCCCCCTGACCGACATCCACGCCCTCAAGGCGATCCAGCTGATTTCGTATAATCTGGTGCGGGCGGTCGCTGACCGCCTTGATATGGAGGCCAACGCCAATATGGCCATGGCCGCCCTTACCGCGGGATTGGCGTTTTCCAACGCCATTCTCGGCGCTGCCCATGCCATGACCCACCAGGTTGACGGCCTGATCGACCAACACCATGGAGAGACCAACGCATCGATCCTGCCCCATGTCATGGAGTTTAATCTTCACACGTGTCCCGACAGATTCCGGGACATAGCCATAGCCATGGGGAAGGACGTTGCCGGGCTTGATACCCTGGCGGCTGCCGAACTTTCTATAGAGGCGGTCAAGCGGTTGATCGCGGATATCGGTCTGGACAAGGGGTTGGCGCAAATCGGCTTGAAGGAAGAGTTCATCCCTCTGCTGAGCCGTAATGCCATGAAGGACGCCTGCCTGGTGACCAATCCGCGCAGTGCGACGTGCGAGGAGATAGAGGCCATTTTCCGCAAAGCCATGTAG
- a CDS encoding CFI-box-CTERM domain-containing protein: MERWKRRRSLKKGMGEFTMSMTFKYISRFFAALAVLLVVSVPKALWAEDLIVEHNPTDPTHFSSIQAAIDHAAIILSNPSLINTNFRVIVKADPVPYTGPITPISNVPIIGTSTAGTFISGIGAGTLISLSNVSSVAIQNFTFRGALIGITVANSSAIGITNIVFQLGTAGTAVQVQNSPATSIINNTFFGNGTAISTDSNITITNNIFSTNTTAISTQPTLTQLSYNDYFNNGTNGVTNLDAHSIPSSLVANANPLFVNAGSDFHLQPGSPCINAGNPLYPNSFDSTTFDMGAYGGPNSDILLATVTGLVSSLTTPSTIALRWNPTSNSKVTAYRVYYGTSSRNYNGTQAAEGPSPLTVPVGTTSANLSGLPLTGPAVPAVPTLTATAPLNQALQLSWTTVSGATGYRIFYSTATFDASSLPATFVDVDGGTVSSFRLSGLTNGTTYFVAVSALAQTTFFAAVTVVINSTVASNPGSANESSFSQETSQRVGPVQMSGISNLLSDFPEAIAPFPNLKSKGCFIATAAYGFYSAPQVQALRDFRDRYLMTNAPGRAFVDWYYRYGPRGAHFINAHPCLKPLVRIALFPLVYGSMLLLYASGGVKIAVLICAALASVILVQRKKLLALGGTR; the protein is encoded by the coding sequence ATGGAAAGATGGAAAAGAAGAAGATCCTTGAAGAAGGGGATGGGTGAATTCACCATGTCTATGACTTTTAAATACATTAGCCGGTTTTTTGCGGCGCTAGCTGTTCTCCTCGTCGTTTCCGTCCCGAAAGCGCTCTGGGCGGAGGATCTGATCGTCGAGCATAACCCTACCGATCCCACCCATTTCTCCTCCATCCAGGCGGCCATCGACCACGCCGCCATTATTTTGAGTAACCCGTCCTTGATCAACACCAATTTCCGCGTGATCGTCAAGGCCGATCCCGTTCCCTATACCGGACCCATCACGCCCATCAGCAACGTGCCGATCATCGGCACCAGTACCGCCGGAACCTTCATTTCCGGCATCGGAGCAGGAACGCTCATCAGCTTGAGCAACGTCTCCTCGGTGGCGATCCAGAACTTTACCTTCCGGGGTGCCCTCATCGGGATTACCGTCGCGAACAGTTCAGCCATCGGCATCACTAACATCGTGTTTCAACTGGGCACAGCCGGCACTGCCGTTCAGGTACAGAACTCACCGGCTACCTCTATCATCAACAACACCTTTTTCGGCAACGGCACCGCCATCAGTACCGATTCGAACATCACCATCACCAATAACATCTTTTCCACCAACACCACGGCAATTTCGACCCAACCAACCCTGACGCAACTTTCCTATAATGATTATTTCAACAACGGAACGAACGGAGTCACCAATCTGGACGCCCATTCCATCCCCAGCTCTCTGGTTGCGAATGCGAACCCCCTCTTTGTGAACGCGGGCAGTGACTTTCATCTGCAGCCCGGATCGCCCTGTATCAATGCCGGAAATCCTCTGTATCCCAATTCCTTCGACAGCACCACCTTCGACATGGGAGCCTACGGCGGGCCGAACAGCGACATCCTGCTTGCCACGGTGACGGGCCTGGTTTCCTCGCTGACCACACCGTCAACCATTGCGCTCAGATGGAACCCAACCAGCAACAGCAAGGTGACAGCATACCGGGTCTACTATGGGACTTCCTCCCGGAATTACAACGGCACGCAGGCCGCCGAAGGACCTTCTCCATTGACGGTGCCAGTGGGAACCACCAGCGCGAACCTGAGCGGGCTCCCTCTCACGGGGCCGGCCGTACCGGCGGTTCCGACGCTCACCGCGACCGCTCCCCTGAACCAGGCCCTCCAACTCTCCTGGACCACCGTTTCCGGGGCGACGGGGTACCGGATTTTCTACAGCACCGCCACCTTCGATGCATCCTCGCTCCCCGCAACCTTCGTCGATGTCGACGGCGGCACCGTGTCGTCCTTCCGGCTTTCCGGATTGACCAACGGCACGACCTATTTCGTGGCGGTCTCCGCCCTGGCACAGACCACGTTTTTCGCCGCGGTTACCGTCGTCATCAACAGCACCGTCGCTTCCAACCCCGGAAGCGCCAACGAAAGCTCCTTTTCGCAGGAGACCAGCCAGCGGGTCGGCCCGGTCCAGATGAGCGGCATATCGAACCTCTTGAGCGATTTCCCGGAGGCCATCGCCCCCTTTCCCAACCTCAAGAGCAAGGGGTGCTTCATTGCCACCGCAGCGTACGGTTTCTACTCGGCCCCGCAGGTGCAGGCGCTGCGCGACTTCAGGGACCGCTATCTCATGACCAACGCGCCCGGCAGGGCCTTCGTCGACTGGTACTACCGTTACGGGCCGCGCGGCGCTCATTTCATCAATGCCCATCCCTGCCTCAAGCCGCTGGTCCGGATCGCGCTCTTCCCCCTGGTGTACGGCTCGATGCTGCTCCTGTACGCATCGGGCGGTGTCAAAATCGCCGTGCTGATCTGCGCGGCACTGGCGTCCGTCATTCTTGTGCAGAGAAAAAAGCTGCTGGCATTGGGAGGCACGCGTTGA
- a CDS encoding MXAN_2562 family outer membrane beta-barrel protein — translation MKRLLLALALLFIPAVALAAEGSSDRPHWSLELKGGVFFPNLSRWSDFYGSSFTSEFGGALAYKVRREIEVGIEGTYVSADGNGQAPLHAQVAGGGQVAAGQVSYELFPLNVFVLARGVFSEDQPLVPYLGGGWTRMFYREEVKGQGKVQGSTNGFHVRGGIQFLLDRIDADAARNLDRDYHVRHTYFFTEAKYTRATADTNPSGSVNLGGVSYLGGLLFEF, via the coding sequence TTGAAGAGATTGTTACTGGCACTGGCGCTTCTGTTCATACCGGCCGTTGCCCTGGCCGCAGAGGGGAGCAGCGACCGTCCGCACTGGTCGCTGGAGCTGAAGGGAGGCGTCTTTTTCCCCAACCTGTCCCGCTGGTCGGATTTTTACGGCTCGAGTTTTACCTCGGAGTTCGGCGGCGCTCTGGCCTACAAGGTCAGGCGCGAGATCGAGGTGGGGATCGAAGGGACCTACGTGAGCGCCGACGGGAACGGGCAAGCGCCGCTGCATGCGCAGGTTGCGGGAGGGGGCCAGGTGGCAGCCGGACAGGTGAGCTACGAACTCTTTCCGCTCAACGTCTTCGTCCTCGCGCGCGGGGTCTTCAGCGAGGATCAGCCGCTGGTGCCCTATCTCGGTGGTGGGTGGACCAGGATGTTCTATCGGGAAGAGGTGAAAGGACAGGGGAAGGTGCAGGGCTCGACCAACGGCTTCCATGTCAGGGGGGGGATCCAGTTCCTGCTGGACCGTATCGATGCGGACGCAGCGAGAAATCTGGACCGCGACTACCATGTGCGCCACACTTATTTCTTCACCGAAGCGAAATACACTCGCGCCACTGCCGACACCAATCCTTCCGGGTCCGTCAACCTTGGGGGTGTCAGTTATCTGGGTGGATTGCTCTTCGAGTTTTAA
- a CDS encoding IS91 family transposase, whose protein sequence is MTLQQIIARGYEQRTANKPLPPYMWKAAGRISVCRTSTLGGHVQACPEGHVERHWYNSCRHRACPVCNYTATERWLDSQKERILNCEHFHVVFTLDSALDRLWLVNVRAMTNILFQSARDTLFELLGDDKYLGAEPGVIMARHTWGQMLGLHPHVHCLVSGGGLTQSGEWRSVANGYLLPVRVVRSLFCGKFLDAIRRGVERAELTVPDGERPQQVLNLLNKLGRKKWNVCIRERYAHGNGVLTYLGRYLRGGAISNRRIISSDEEQVRFRYKDYREESESGGKKCKTMELSVNDFVRRVLLHVPEPGHKVVRSYGLYAGSRRQALDRCRELLGQEPVQEPKARTWQECVAGLGETNPGQCPVCGSRLVQREVFRPEFRGETRKFPMKEAA, encoded by the coding sequence ATGACATTACAGCAGATCATAGCGCGTGGATACGAACAGAGAACAGCGAACAAGCCGTTGCCACCGTATATGTGGAAGGCCGCCGGACGAATCTCGGTTTGTCGGACGTCAACTCTTGGCGGCCACGTGCAGGCGTGCCCTGAGGGGCACGTTGAAAGGCACTGGTACAACTCCTGCCGGCACCGCGCCTGTCCCGTCTGCAACTATACTGCCACCGAACGATGGCTTGACAGCCAGAAAGAACGAATCCTCAACTGCGAACATTTTCATGTTGTTTTCACGCTGGACAGTGCGCTTGATCGCCTCTGGCTCGTCAATGTCCGGGCCATGACCAACATTCTTTTCCAGTCGGCCCGCGACACGCTCTTTGAACTTTTGGGTGACGATAAATACCTGGGCGCCGAACCGGGCGTGATCATGGCGCGCCATACCTGGGGGCAGATGCTCGGCCTTCATCCGCATGTTCACTGCCTGGTATCGGGGGGCGGCCTGACCCAGAGCGGTGAATGGCGCAGTGTCGCCAACGGCTATCTGCTACCGGTGCGGGTCGTGCGCTCCCTGTTCTGCGGCAAGTTCCTCGATGCAATTCGCCGCGGAGTTGAGCGGGCAGAGCTGACCGTGCCGGATGGCGAGCGACCGCAGCAGGTTTTGAACCTGCTCAACAAGCTCGGCCGCAAGAAGTGGAATGTCTGCATCCGGGAGCGCTACGCGCACGGCAACGGTGTCTTGACCTACCTCGGCCGGTACTTGCGCGGCGGAGCCATTTCGAACCGCCGAATCATTTCGTCCGACGAAGAGCAGGTGCGTTTCCGCTACAAGGATTATCGCGAAGAAAGTGAGAGCGGCGGCAAGAAGTGCAAAACGATGGAGCTTAGCGTCAATGACTTTGTGCGCCGGGTGCTGCTGCATGTCCCGGAACCGGGCCACAAGGTGGTGCGTTCATACGGATTGTACGCGGGAAGCCGGCGCCAGGCCCTTGACCGCTGCCGGGAATTACTCGGGCAAGAACCGGTACAGGAGCCGAAGGCGCGCACATGGCAGGAATGCGTGGCGGGACTGGGAGAGACAAACCCCGGCCAATGCCCGGTATGCGGCTCACGGCTGGTGCAACGGGAGGTGTTTCGTCCGGAGTTCAGGGGCGAGACAAGGAAGTTTCCAATGAAAGAGGCGGCATGA